A single window of Gadus morhua chromosome 22, gadMor3.0, whole genome shotgun sequence DNA harbors:
- the LOC115536253 gene encoding cilia- and flagella-associated protein 70 isoform X1 — MEETLNGKISNGAVNITVLRGNNLQGNKHEPLHHLVRVEFNGALVGESDRRQEVDVTEGVVDYDFSCSFRCPDDRHSLDDMAHKPLILTVMEILPKEKKQKEERTAVLGQAVMDLLPLLHGQCNISSLVQLHCAAGSSLETVSLDNLTLLPSLEVAVSVATPLLSEAQRLSSNLLMVTMETAFSVPEVWSLTISPGPPACCYTAALKLPVTAEKEEILMFSEGQLRAGDEREAPDRPRKWPQVGSLAPGAQVFSRAVATQEELDEEEFGDLTSPEDREFCHVAETTKKRVCWDTVRRCFLDTGGSTRLSERIEKCRLWPLEIMKAPPPVVQGGKVPETEPEQQISFHGVAYVDMGPLLYPGATRVRGTYRVYPFSESDLLAKTKRTVSVLKEQAKAAASQVKLSLSPPAASPKGTPSKGVNGGHKAGKETTKKLSAVAEQTGQSKLPAGETVTEVDPLVLAERQMYADARTYIVVEITVEKPLVPKRPPAELAKKVMELIPPRLPLPRHPAGAGKAVQEFHQEVTSVVGQVLDQYQQLFGAAFQPGAQPMDPSTQEHRRRQLLGELNYSGKYFALKEQMKSSVVKIVREKMLRTEAFSHPEQLQAFLSQLYVYLVDQMHLALNMTEEPQEAAEVVRPVLDVSQLRHFAREAEHNGDFHLATQYYQERLVRGPTEPSHWLDYGTFYMRTGDHVKAEECFHHAVSLQQTHLPSLVMCGVLAEMGERYDNVETYLEAATGAHPASVVAWTLSGMFHQGQNNDFKAESCFLTAGRLLRAREGRGGPRGGRGKAKEGRGEAPEGTGETREGRESTQGEEPKLGGRDDEEQEEQEEEGELLEEKGTKEREEAKPESVGVEPERERQADAEMPAAACKPTTAYSRTQAAPPRSSIYMETAQFLLQHHALQMAQRALAQELLSSDGGLTHGLTTAYCLAAAKLQMLSADYCSAAATLKGALANTSKEPEAWALLGHCSYLSGDRAKARQCYQRCLEYQRQPEDTHPVFLRLGSVYLQEGKFQNARTIYLLACSSSPSCLTWLGLGIACYRLEILSEAEEALTEANTLNNMNPDVWGYLSLVSLKIGRRLEAEQSYKYAVKLNLQDEPVLREIKELQDQLGFGDPSF; from the exons ATGGAGGAAACATTGAATGGTAAAATATCTAATGGAGCTGTTAACATTACAGTTCTGCGAGGGAATAACTTG CAGGGCAACAAACACGAGCCCTTACACCACTTAGTGCGTGTTGAATTTAACGGTGCGTTGGTGGGAGAGTCAGACCGGAGGCAGGAGGTTGACGTGACTGAGGGAGTGGTGGACTATGACTTCAGCTGCAGCTTCAGATGTCCTGACGACAGACACAGCCTCGACGACATGGCCCACAAACCTCTCATAT TGACAGTGATGGAGATCCTGCCCAaggagaagaagcagaaggaggagaggactgCGGTACTGGGCCAAGCCGTGATGGACCTGCTGCCACTTCTCCATG GTCAGTGCAACATCTCGTCACTTGTTCAACTGCATTGCGCTGCTGGTTCCTCACTGGAGACGGTCTCATTGGACAACCTCACTCTG CTGCCCTCGCTGGAGGTGGCTGTCAGCGTCGCCACGCCGCTGCTGTCTGAAGCCCAGCGGCTGTCCTCCAACCTGCTGATGGTTACCATGGAGACCGCCTTCAGCGTTCCGGAGGTGTGGAGCCTGACCATCTCGCCGGGCCCTCCTGCCTGCTGCTACACGGCGGCTCTAAAACTTCCTGTCACAGCCGAG AAAGAGGAGATTCTGATGTTCTCCGAGGGCCAGCTCAGAGCAGGGGATGAGAGGGAAGCCCCAGACAGACCCAGGAAGTGGCCCCAGGTGGGGTCTCTGGCCCCTGGAGCCCAGGTCTTCTCTAGGGCGGTGGCCACTCAGGAGGAGCTTGATGAGGAGGAGTTCGGAGACCTCACTAGCCCGGAG GACAGGGAGTTCTGTCATGTGGCGGAGACGACCAAGAAGAGAGTGTGCTGGGACACGGTGCGGCGCTGCTTCTTGGATACCGGGGGCTCCACCAG GTTGTCAGAGAGGATCGAAAAGTGCAGACTGTGGCCGCTGGAGATCATGAAGGCCCCGCCTCCAGTAGTCCAGGGAGGAAAG GTGCCTGAAACTGAACCTGAGCAGCAGATCTCCTTCCACGGCGTGGCCTATGTGGACATGGGGCCCCTGCTGTACCCGGGGGCCACCCGCGTCCGAGGGACCTACAGAGTCTACCCCTTCTCCGAGTCCGACCTGCTCGCCAAG ACCAAGCGGACGGTGAGTGTGTTGAAGGAGCAGGCCAAGGCTGCAGCCTCTCAGGTTAAACTAAGCCTTAGCCCGCCAGCAGCCTCCCCCAAGGGGACTCCCAGCAAGGGGGTGAATGGAGGACACAAGGCTGGGAAGGAGACAACCAAAAAACTCAGCGCG GTTGCTGAACAGACAGGCCAGAGCAAGCTTCCAGCTGGTGAAACCGTGACTGAGGTGGACCCACTTGTCCtcgcagagagacag ATGTATGCGGATGCAAGAACCTACATCGTCGTTGAGATCACCGTAGAGAAACCCCTGGTCCCCAAGAGACCGCCCGCTGAGCTGGCCAAAAA AGTGATGGAGCTGATTCCTCCCAGACTTCCGTTACCTCGTCACCCTGCCGGGGCTGGAAAA GCAGTGCAGGAGTTCCATCAAGAGGTCACCAGTGTGGTGGGCCAGGTCTTGGATCAGTACCAGCAGCTGTTTGGGGCTGCCTTCCAGCCCGGGGCCCAGCCCATGGACCCCAGCACCCAGGAGCACCGCCGGAGACAGCTGCTAGGGGAACTCAACTACTCTGGGAAGTACTTCGCCTTAAAGGAACAGATGAAG AGCTCCGTGGTGAAGATAGTGCGTGAGAAGATGCTGAGGACTGAGGCCTTCTCCCACCCAGAGCAGCTGCAGGCCTTCCTCAGCCAGCTCTACGTCTACCTGGTGGATCAGATGCACCTGGCTCTCAACATG aCGGAGGAGCCTCAGGAGGCAGCGGAGGTGGTGCGGCCCGTCCTGGACGTCTCTCAGCTCAGACACTTTGCCAGGGAGGCGGAGCATAACGGAGACTTCCATCTGGCCACCCAGTACTACCAGGAG CGGTTGGTCAGGGGGCCGACGGAGCCCTCCCATTGGTTGGACTACGGGACCTTCTACATGCGTACCGGGGACCACGTCAAGGCCGAGGAGTGTTTCCACCACGCCGTCTCCCTCCAGCAGACCCACCTGCCCAG CCTGGTGATGTGTGGGGTCCTGGCCGAGATGGGGGAGCGCTACGACAATGTGGAGACATACCTGGAAGCAGCGACCGGCGCCCACCCAGCCAGCGTGGTGGCCTGGACCCTGTCTG GGATGTTCCACCAGGGGCAGAACAACGACTTCAAGGCCGAGAGCTGCTTCCTGACGGCGGGCAGGCTGCTGAGggccagagaggggagaggggggccccggggggggaggggaaaggccaaggaggggagaggtgaggccCCCGAGGGGACCGGTGAGACccgggaggggagggaaagcACCCAGGGTGAGGAGCCCAAGCTCGGGGGACGGGACGATGAGGaacaggaggaacaggaggaggagggagagttgttggaggagaagggaacgAAGGAACGGGAGGAGGCCAAGCCAG AGAGTGTCGGcgtggagccagagagagagaggcaagctGACGCAGAGATGCCAGCTGCAGCTTGCAAGCCCACCACGGCGTATAGCAGGACACAAGCCGCACCCCCTAGGTCGTCCATCTACATGGAGACCGCCCAGTTCCTGCTGCAGCACCATGCCCtgcag ATGGCCCAGAGAGCTCTGGCCCAGGAACTGCTGTCTTCCGACGGGGGTTTAACCCATGGTCTGACCACCGCTTACTGCCTGGCCGCTGCCAAGCTGCAGATGCTAAGCGCAGACTACTGTAGTGCTGCTGCCACCCTGAAGGGGGCGCTGGCTAACACTAGCAAG GAGCCCGAGGCGTGGGCCCTGCTGGGTCACTGCAGCTACCTGAGTGGGGACCGGGCCAAGGCCCGCCAGTGTTACCAGAGGTGCCTGGAGTATCAGCGGCAGCCTGAGGACACACACCCCGTCTTCCTCCGCCTGGGCTCCGTCTACCTCCAGGAAGGAAAG TTCCAGAATGCCAGAACCATATACCTGCTGGCCTGCAGCAGCTCCCCATCCTGTCTCACCTGGCTGGGGCTGGGCATTGCCTGTTATCGg CTGGAGATCCTGAGTGAAGCTGAGGAGGCACTGACGGAGGCAAACACCTTGAACAACATGAACCCAGATGTGTGGGGATACCTGTCTCTGGTCTCCCTCAAG ATTGGCAGAAGATTGGAAGCAGAGCAGTCATACAAGTATGCTGTGAAG CTGAACCTGCAGGACGAGCCGGTCCTCAGGGAGATCAAGGAGCTACAGGACCAGTTAGGCTTTGGGGATCCTTCATTCTAA
- the LOC115536253 gene encoding cilia- and flagella-associated protein 70 isoform X2, with protein MEETLNGKISNGAVNITVLRGNNLGNKHEPLHHLVRVEFNGALVGESDRRQEVDVTEGVVDYDFSCSFRCPDDRHSLDDMAHKPLILTVMEILPKEKKQKEERTAVLGQAVMDLLPLLHGQCNISSLVQLHCAAGSSLETVSLDNLTLLPSLEVAVSVATPLLSEAQRLSSNLLMVTMETAFSVPEVWSLTISPGPPACCYTAALKLPVTAEKEEILMFSEGQLRAGDEREAPDRPRKWPQVGSLAPGAQVFSRAVATQEELDEEEFGDLTSPEDREFCHVAETTKKRVCWDTVRRCFLDTGGSTRLSERIEKCRLWPLEIMKAPPPVVQGGKVPETEPEQQISFHGVAYVDMGPLLYPGATRVRGTYRVYPFSESDLLAKTKRTVSVLKEQAKAAASQVKLSLSPPAASPKGTPSKGVNGGHKAGKETTKKLSAVAEQTGQSKLPAGETVTEVDPLVLAERQMYADARTYIVVEITVEKPLVPKRPPAELAKKVMELIPPRLPLPRHPAGAGKAVQEFHQEVTSVVGQVLDQYQQLFGAAFQPGAQPMDPSTQEHRRRQLLGELNYSGKYFALKEQMKSSVVKIVREKMLRTEAFSHPEQLQAFLSQLYVYLVDQMHLALNMTEEPQEAAEVVRPVLDVSQLRHFAREAEHNGDFHLATQYYQERLVRGPTEPSHWLDYGTFYMRTGDHVKAEECFHHAVSLQQTHLPSLVMCGVLAEMGERYDNVETYLEAATGAHPASVVAWTLSGMFHQGQNNDFKAESCFLTAGRLLRAREGRGGPRGGRGKAKEGRGEAPEGTGETREGRESTQGEEPKLGGRDDEEQEEQEEEGELLEEKGTKEREEAKPESVGVEPERERQADAEMPAAACKPTTAYSRTQAAPPRSSIYMETAQFLLQHHALQMAQRALAQELLSSDGGLTHGLTTAYCLAAAKLQMLSADYCSAAATLKGALANTSKEPEAWALLGHCSYLSGDRAKARQCYQRCLEYQRQPEDTHPVFLRLGSVYLQEGKFQNARTIYLLACSSSPSCLTWLGLGIACYRLEILSEAEEALTEANTLNNMNPDVWGYLSLVSLKIGRRLEAEQSYKYAVKLNLQDEPVLREIKELQDQLGFGDPSF; from the exons ATGGAGGAAACATTGAATGGTAAAATATCTAATGGAGCTGTTAACATTACAGTTCTGCGAGGGAATAACTTG GGCAACAAACACGAGCCCTTACACCACTTAGTGCGTGTTGAATTTAACGGTGCGTTGGTGGGAGAGTCAGACCGGAGGCAGGAGGTTGACGTGACTGAGGGAGTGGTGGACTATGACTTCAGCTGCAGCTTCAGATGTCCTGACGACAGACACAGCCTCGACGACATGGCCCACAAACCTCTCATAT TGACAGTGATGGAGATCCTGCCCAaggagaagaagcagaaggaggagaggactgCGGTACTGGGCCAAGCCGTGATGGACCTGCTGCCACTTCTCCATG GTCAGTGCAACATCTCGTCACTTGTTCAACTGCATTGCGCTGCTGGTTCCTCACTGGAGACGGTCTCATTGGACAACCTCACTCTG CTGCCCTCGCTGGAGGTGGCTGTCAGCGTCGCCACGCCGCTGCTGTCTGAAGCCCAGCGGCTGTCCTCCAACCTGCTGATGGTTACCATGGAGACCGCCTTCAGCGTTCCGGAGGTGTGGAGCCTGACCATCTCGCCGGGCCCTCCTGCCTGCTGCTACACGGCGGCTCTAAAACTTCCTGTCACAGCCGAG AAAGAGGAGATTCTGATGTTCTCCGAGGGCCAGCTCAGAGCAGGGGATGAGAGGGAAGCCCCAGACAGACCCAGGAAGTGGCCCCAGGTGGGGTCTCTGGCCCCTGGAGCCCAGGTCTTCTCTAGGGCGGTGGCCACTCAGGAGGAGCTTGATGAGGAGGAGTTCGGAGACCTCACTAGCCCGGAG GACAGGGAGTTCTGTCATGTGGCGGAGACGACCAAGAAGAGAGTGTGCTGGGACACGGTGCGGCGCTGCTTCTTGGATACCGGGGGCTCCACCAG GTTGTCAGAGAGGATCGAAAAGTGCAGACTGTGGCCGCTGGAGATCATGAAGGCCCCGCCTCCAGTAGTCCAGGGAGGAAAG GTGCCTGAAACTGAACCTGAGCAGCAGATCTCCTTCCACGGCGTGGCCTATGTGGACATGGGGCCCCTGCTGTACCCGGGGGCCACCCGCGTCCGAGGGACCTACAGAGTCTACCCCTTCTCCGAGTCCGACCTGCTCGCCAAG ACCAAGCGGACGGTGAGTGTGTTGAAGGAGCAGGCCAAGGCTGCAGCCTCTCAGGTTAAACTAAGCCTTAGCCCGCCAGCAGCCTCCCCCAAGGGGACTCCCAGCAAGGGGGTGAATGGAGGACACAAGGCTGGGAAGGAGACAACCAAAAAACTCAGCGCG GTTGCTGAACAGACAGGCCAGAGCAAGCTTCCAGCTGGTGAAACCGTGACTGAGGTGGACCCACTTGTCCtcgcagagagacag ATGTATGCGGATGCAAGAACCTACATCGTCGTTGAGATCACCGTAGAGAAACCCCTGGTCCCCAAGAGACCGCCCGCTGAGCTGGCCAAAAA AGTGATGGAGCTGATTCCTCCCAGACTTCCGTTACCTCGTCACCCTGCCGGGGCTGGAAAA GCAGTGCAGGAGTTCCATCAAGAGGTCACCAGTGTGGTGGGCCAGGTCTTGGATCAGTACCAGCAGCTGTTTGGGGCTGCCTTCCAGCCCGGGGCCCAGCCCATGGACCCCAGCACCCAGGAGCACCGCCGGAGACAGCTGCTAGGGGAACTCAACTACTCTGGGAAGTACTTCGCCTTAAAGGAACAGATGAAG AGCTCCGTGGTGAAGATAGTGCGTGAGAAGATGCTGAGGACTGAGGCCTTCTCCCACCCAGAGCAGCTGCAGGCCTTCCTCAGCCAGCTCTACGTCTACCTGGTGGATCAGATGCACCTGGCTCTCAACATG aCGGAGGAGCCTCAGGAGGCAGCGGAGGTGGTGCGGCCCGTCCTGGACGTCTCTCAGCTCAGACACTTTGCCAGGGAGGCGGAGCATAACGGAGACTTCCATCTGGCCACCCAGTACTACCAGGAG CGGTTGGTCAGGGGGCCGACGGAGCCCTCCCATTGGTTGGACTACGGGACCTTCTACATGCGTACCGGGGACCACGTCAAGGCCGAGGAGTGTTTCCACCACGCCGTCTCCCTCCAGCAGACCCACCTGCCCAG CCTGGTGATGTGTGGGGTCCTGGCCGAGATGGGGGAGCGCTACGACAATGTGGAGACATACCTGGAAGCAGCGACCGGCGCCCACCCAGCCAGCGTGGTGGCCTGGACCCTGTCTG GGATGTTCCACCAGGGGCAGAACAACGACTTCAAGGCCGAGAGCTGCTTCCTGACGGCGGGCAGGCTGCTGAGggccagagaggggagaggggggccccggggggggaggggaaaggccaaggaggggagaggtgaggccCCCGAGGGGACCGGTGAGACccgggaggggagggaaagcACCCAGGGTGAGGAGCCCAAGCTCGGGGGACGGGACGATGAGGaacaggaggaacaggaggaggagggagagttgttggaggagaagggaacgAAGGAACGGGAGGAGGCCAAGCCAG AGAGTGTCGGcgtggagccagagagagagaggcaagctGACGCAGAGATGCCAGCTGCAGCTTGCAAGCCCACCACGGCGTATAGCAGGACACAAGCCGCACCCCCTAGGTCGTCCATCTACATGGAGACCGCCCAGTTCCTGCTGCAGCACCATGCCCtgcag ATGGCCCAGAGAGCTCTGGCCCAGGAACTGCTGTCTTCCGACGGGGGTTTAACCCATGGTCTGACCACCGCTTACTGCCTGGCCGCTGCCAAGCTGCAGATGCTAAGCGCAGACTACTGTAGTGCTGCTGCCACCCTGAAGGGGGCGCTGGCTAACACTAGCAAG GAGCCCGAGGCGTGGGCCCTGCTGGGTCACTGCAGCTACCTGAGTGGGGACCGGGCCAAGGCCCGCCAGTGTTACCAGAGGTGCCTGGAGTATCAGCGGCAGCCTGAGGACACACACCCCGTCTTCCTCCGCCTGGGCTCCGTCTACCTCCAGGAAGGAAAG TTCCAGAATGCCAGAACCATATACCTGCTGGCCTGCAGCAGCTCCCCATCCTGTCTCACCTGGCTGGGGCTGGGCATTGCCTGTTATCGg CTGGAGATCCTGAGTGAAGCTGAGGAGGCACTGACGGAGGCAAACACCTTGAACAACATGAACCCAGATGTGTGGGGATACCTGTCTCTGGTCTCCCTCAAG ATTGGCAGAAGATTGGAAGCAGAGCAGTCATACAAGTATGCTGTGAAG CTGAACCTGCAGGACGAGCCGGTCCTCAGGGAGATCAAGGAGCTACAGGACCAGTTAGGCTTTGGGGATCCTTCATTCTAA
- the rpl14 gene encoding large ribosomal subunit protein eL14 — MVFKRFVQIGRVAYVAFGANEGKLVAIVDVIDQNRALVDGPCTGVKRQSMPFKCMQLTDFVIKVPHSARQKFVRKAWEKAEVNQKWEQSSWAKKIEAKKKRAHMSDFDRYKVMKAKKMRNRIIKHEVKKLQKEAAKK, encoded by the exons ATG GTGTTCAAGCGCTTTGTTCAGATTGGCCGCGTCGCCTACGTTGCGTTTGGAGCCAACGAGGGCAAACTGGTTGCCATCGTTGATGTCATCGACCAAAACAGG GCTCTTGTTGATGGACCCTGCACTGGAGTGAAGAGGCAGTCCATGCCATTCAAGTGCATGCAGCTCACCGACTTCGTTATCAAAGTACCTCACAG TGCCCGTCAGAAGTTTGTCAGGAAAGCCTGGGAAAAGGCTGAGGTCAACCAGAAATGGGAGCAGAGCAGCTGGGCTAAGAAGATTGAGGCCAAGAAGAAG cGGGCTCATATGTCTGACTTCGACCGCTACAAGGTGATGAAGGCCAAGAAGATG AGGAACAGAATCATCAAGCACGAGGTGAAGAAGCTCCAGAAGGAGGCAGCAAAAAAGTGA
- the LOC115535724 gene encoding SNF-related serine/threonine-protein kinase — MAGLKRGHDGKIAGLYDLDKTLGRGHFAVVKLARHVFTGEKVAVKVIDKTKLDAVARGHLFQEVRCMKMVQHPNVVRLYEVIDTATKLYLILELADGGDMYDCIMKHEGGLGEELAKCYFAQIVHAISYCHRLRVVHRDLKPENVVFFQKQGLVKLTDFGFSNRFRPGENLSTSCGSLAYSAPEILLGDEYDAPAVDIWSLGVILFMLVCGHPPFQETNDSETLTKIMDCKYSVPAHVSNACRDLIGQMLQRDPKNRTSLELIEEHEWLQGVDPSPATKLATPLVSHRSLSEEEHGCIVQRLVLGGIADRDDITEALEANRYNHITATYFLLAERVLRERQEKENHSLIRSASPSKAQFRQSWPTRVDVHQDMTDGLGGPAISHPGGPQSPARSAESLHRGPRPKTALLDLSQRKHMADLLQPMTQSHERVLRPLAVPQPNPLRLGPSGHHAKTRSPSLLSVEEDEEEEGEPKPLPFQVVLRPKVGSSSRSPANRLTCRMSAPILNQIHEEISDVEEDEADGAEKERATLRGLAAPRNLNLTSRLSAPPCATLSPDRLAGTTPESLATPSSETSEDDTQDDPCEAGPHGGTVPTLSFGGGEREPIVRAQGRKERGPNEPASPPNGGSPGDARGRGSAKAPSGLVESLKLMSLCLSSQFHNLTGGGDRSEAGDHRPERPVWRMCMGGSTGSLDKVSLLGGPTPRVTLHRSTPLGDSFLGDPLMDGSCSGNLRLSELDLARENHRNLKNRVLQMPLSDKTLSVNIQRSPKEGLLFPPTPHSCCQVI, encoded by the exons ATGGCTGGTCTGAAACGTGGCCACGATGGGAAGATCGCCGGCCTGTACGACCTGGACAAGACCCTGGGCCGCGGGCACTTTGCTGTGGTCAAACTGGCCCGGCATGTCTTCACAGGGgaaaag gttgCCGTGAAGGTGATCGACAAGACCAAGCTGGACGCGGTGGCGCGGGGCCACCTGTTCCAGGAGGTGCGCTGTATGAAGATGGTGCAGCACCCCAACGTGGTGCGTCTGTACGAGGTCATCGACACAGCCACCAAGCTCTACCTCATCCTGGAGCTGGCGGACGGCGGGGACATGTACGACTGCATCATGAAGCACGAGGGCGGCCTCGGCGAGGAG TTGGCCAAGTGCTACTTCGCCCAGATCGTGCACGCCATCTCCTACTGCCACCGGCTGCGGGTGGTGCACCGCGACCTGAAGCCGGAGAACGTGGTGTTCTTCCAGAAGCAGGGCCTGGTTAAGCTCACCGACTTCGGCTTCAGCAACCGCTTCCGCCCCGGGGAGAACCTCAGCACCTCCTGCGGGTCGCTGGCCTACTCCGCCCCCGAGATCCTGCTGGGGGACGAGTACGACGCCCCCGCCGTCG ATATCTGGAGCCTGGGTGTGATTCTCTTCATGTTGGTGTGTGGTCACCCTCCCTTCCAGGAGACCAACGACAGTGAGACCCTCACCAAGATCATGGACTGCAAATACAGCGTCCCCGCACACGTCTCCAACGCATGCAGAGA TCTCATAGGTCAAATGCTGCAGAGGGACCCCAAGAACCGCACCTCTCTGGAACTCATCGAAGAACACGAGTGGCTGCAGGGCGTCGACCCCTCTCCCGCCACCAAGCTAGCCACGCCCCTTGTGTCCCACCGCAGCCTATCAGAGGAGGAACACGGCTGCATCGTCCAGCGGCTGGTGCTGGGGGGCATCGCCGACCGAGACGACATTACTGA GGCGCTGGAGGCCAACCGGTACAACCACATCACGGCTACCTACTTCCTGCTGGCCGAGAGGGTGCtgagggagaggcaggagaaggagaaccacAGCCTGATTCGCTCTGCCAGCCCCAGCAAGGCTCAGTTCAG GCAGTCGTGGCCCACCAGGGTGGACGTGCACCAGGACATGACGGACGGCCTGGGAGGCCCCGCCATCTCTCACCCCGGGGGTCCCCAGTCCCCCGCCCGCAGCGCCGAGAGCCTCCACCGGGGACCCAGGCCCAAGACGGCACTGCTGGACCTCAGCCAGAGGAAGCACATGGCCGACCTGCTGCAGCCCATGACCCAGAGCCACGAGAGGGTCCTCCGGCCGCTGGCTGTGCCCCAGCCCAACCCTCTGAGGCTCGGCCCCTCGGGGCACCACGCCAAGACCAGGAGCCCCAGCCTCCTGAgtgtggaggaggacgaggaagaggagggcgagCCCAAGCCGCTCCCCTTCCAGGTGGTGCTTCGCCCCAAGGTGGGGTCTTCTTCGCGCTCTCCGGCCAACCGGCTGACGTGTCGCATGAGCGCCCCGATCCTCAACCAGATCCACGAGGAGATCAGCGACGTGGAAGAGGACGAGGCCGACggggcagagaaggagagggcgaCCCTGCGTGGACTCGCTGCGCCCAGGAACCTGAACCTAACCTCCAGGCTCTCGGCTCCGCCCTGCGCCACTCTATCCCCCGATCGCCTCGCCGGAACGACGCCGGAGTCCTTGGCGACGCCCAGCTCGGAGACCTCTGAGGACGACACGCAAGACGACCCCTGCGAGGCGGGACCCCACGGCGGGACGGTGCCGACGCTCTCCTTCGGCGGGGGCGAACGAGAGCCCATCGTCCGAGCTCAAGGGCGGAAGGAACGTGGCCCCAATGAGCCCGCCAGCCCCCCCAACGGCGGGAGTCCGGGGGACGCTCGGGGCAGGGGTTCGGCCAAAGCCCCCAGCGGCCTGGTGGAGAGCCTGAAGCTCATGAGTCTGTGCCTCAGCTCGCAGTTCCACAATCTGACGGGGGGCGGCGACAGGAGCGAGGCGGGGGACCACCGGCCGGAGAGGCCCGTGTGGAGGATGTGCATGGGCGGCTCCACCGGCAGCCTGGACAAGGTGTCCCTGCTGGGGGGGCCCACGCCCAGGGTGACCCTCCACCGGTCCACCCCTCTGGGGGACTCGTTCCTGGGGGACCCCCTAATGGACGGGTCCTGCTCGGGCAACCTGAGGCTGAGCGAGCTGGACCTGGCCAGGGAGAACCACCGGAACCTGAAGAACCGGGTGCTGCAGATGCCGCTGAGCGACAAGACTCTGTCGGTGAACATCCAGAGGAGCCCCAAGGAGGGCCTGCTCTTCCCCCCCACGCCCCACAGCTGCTGCCAGGTCATCTGA